Part of the Pirellulales bacterium genome is shown below.
TCTAAGCCGTTGGTATATCCGGCAGCCGCCGCGCACCATGAATCACGGTTAAAATATCAACTCGCTCCGGCAAGACTCGATAAATAATCCGGTACGGATATTCGAGCACTTCGCGAACATCGTCCCGGTCGTACTCCGGCACTTTGCCTGCCATCATGGGGAACGTTCCGCACTGTTGCGATCGGCGCGTAATTCGGTCAATCATGGCCACGGCATAGCGTAGAGAATCCTGCGCAATGTAATCGTGAATTTGTGCAAGATGGCGCAGCGCGGCCTCGGTCCAAAAAACTTTCATTGCGGCGTCAGCCCAAATTTGGCGCGCACGTCCTCCACGCTGACAATGCGCTTTTCGAGG
Proteins encoded:
- a CDS encoding type II toxin-antitoxin system RelE/ParE family toxin, coding for PRKAHCQRGGRARQIWADAAMKVFWTEAALRHLAQIHDYIAQDSLRYAVAMIDRITRRSQQCGTFPMMAGKVPEYDRDDVREVLEYPYRIIYRVLPERVDILTVIHGARRLPDIPTA